The Hevea brasiliensis isolate MT/VB/25A 57/8 chromosome 1, ASM3005281v1, whole genome shotgun sequence genome has a window encoding:
- the LOC110669222 gene encoding uncharacterized protein LOC110669222: MVMRPNGEIESEDDDIDDVNTSESMPPSEDASDMEHVVHGNALAMICALSAPVKEDKGHELQRENIFHTRCLVKDKVYCMVIDNGSCVNVASTLLVDKLELPTTKHPEPYRLHRLIDTNEVKVEKQVMFSFSISRYKDEVLGKKFDNVFPEEVPRVLPPIRGIKHQIDFVPKAIIPNRLAYGTNPEKAKELQRQVDELLAKGHFVRDLITIAAPLNEVIKKNVGFKWDEEQEHAFRLLKEKLCYAPLIALLDFSKTFKVECDASRVGISAILMQEKRLIAYFSKKLSGATLNYSTYDKKMYSLVRALET; encoded by the exons ATGGTGATGAGGCCGAATGGGGAGATTGAATCAGAAGATGATGATATTGATGATGTTAATACTAGTGAGAGCATGCCACCCTCGGAGGATGCTAGTGATATGGAGCATGTCGTGCATGGTAATGCTCTAGCTATGATATGTGCCTTGAGTGCACCTGTCAAGGAAGATAAAGGTCATGAACTACAAAGGGAGAATATCTTCCATACAAGGTGTTTGGTGAAGGACAAAGTGTATTGCATGGTCATTGATAATGGGAGTTGTGTGAATGTGGCTAGTACCTTACTAGTGGACAAGCTTGAGTTACCTACTACCAAGCATCCTGAACCATACAGATTACATAGGCTAATTGATACTAATGAAGTTAAGGTGGAAAAACAAGTGATGTTTTCTTTCTCCATTAGTAGATATAAGGATGAAGTGTTGGGTAAG AAATTTGATAATGTCTTTCCAGAAGAGGTGCCTAGGGTGTTGCCACCGATTAGAGGAATAAAACatcagattgattttgtacctaAAGCTATAATTCCAAACAGGCTAGCATATGGAACCAATCCTGAAAAGGCTAAGGAGTTGCAAAGGCAAGTGGATGAGCTACTTGCAAAGGGCCAT TTTGTTAGGGATTTAATTACCATAGCCGCACCATTAAATGAGGTTATAAAGAAGAATGTTGGGTTTAAGTGGGATGAGGAACAAGAGCATGCATTTAGATTGCTTAAGGAGAAATTGTGTTATGCACCATTGATTGCTTTACTTGACTTTTCTAAAACTTTTAAAGTTGAGTGTGATGCTTCTAGAGTGGGTATAAGTGCTATTTTGATGCAGGAAAAGAGGCTAATTGCCTACTTTAGCAAGAAGCTAAGTGGAGCTACCTTGAACTACTCCACTTATGACAAAAAGATGTATTCTTTGGTGAGGGCACTTGAGACTTAG